A single region of the Triticum dicoccoides isolate Atlit2015 ecotype Zavitan chromosome 2B, WEW_v2.0, whole genome shotgun sequence genome encodes:
- the LOC119366950 gene encoding cytosolic sulfotransferase 17-like → MSSPESATATESSPEDALSEESLKGFISSLPSREGWPKPLIQYKGYWFKPGILDGVLHARQAFAPRADDVVLATQPKCGTTWLKALAFAIATRSRHDLGAADHPLLTRHPQHLVPFIEIPGAAGGHVDLSALPSPRLLATHMPMSLLRPETRSLGCRVVYLCRDPKDTLVFRLHFENKLVARGGGAGLSMDDAYGMFWEGFSPYGPFWDHCLEYWEESVARPDTLLFLKYEEIKLLVLI, encoded by the coding sequence atgagttcACCAGAGAGCGCCACCGCCACCGAGAGCTCACCGGAAGACGCCCTATCCGAAGAGAGCCTCAAGGGCTTCATATCCTCGCTCCCGTCAAGGGAGGGGTGGCCGAAGCCGCTCATCCAGTACAAGGGCTACTGGTTCAAACCGGGGATCCTGGATGGGGTCCTGCACGCCAGACAGGCCTTCGCGCCCCGCGCCGACGACGTCGTCCTCGCCACGCAGCCCAAGTGCGGCACCACCTGGCTCAAGGCCCTCGCCTTCGCCATTGCCACCCGGTCCCGTCACGACCTCGGTGCCGCCGATCACCCGCTTCTCACCCGCCACCCACAGCACCTCGTGCCGTTCATCGAGATCCCGGGCGCTGCTGGCGGCCATGTTGACCTCAGCGCGCTCCCGTCCCCGAGGCTCCTCGCCACGCACATGCCCATGTCGCTGCTCCGGCCGGAGACGCGGTCGCTTGGGTGCCGCGTCGTGTACCTGTGCCGGGACCCCAAGGACACACTCGTCTTCAGGCTGCACTTCGAGAACAAGCTGGTCGCACGGGGTGGCGGCGCCGGCCTGTCCATGGACGACGCCTACGGCATGTTCTGGGAGGGGTTCTCGCCCTACGGCCCCTTCTGGGACCACTGCCTCGAGTACTGGGAGGAGAGCGTAGCCAGGCCGGACACCCTCCTCTTCCTCAAGTACGAGGAGATCAAGTtgttggttttgatctga